From the Verrucomicrobiota bacterium genome, one window contains:
- a CDS encoding glycosyltransferase family 4 protein — translation MNIALLHYTCPPVIGGVETVLSQQARLLAAGGHRVMVLCGQGQPFARHVPVRIVPDLSSAPSSRLEPPPGRATAAGQTAEEFVQDRVQAVETALRQHLVGVDVAIAHNLLTMPFNLAATHALIRLARSGLPVVAWTHDLAAVNPDYQVPRSPAFDVLRSFQSPVHYVAISETRALEFLAMTGTRVEAVIPNGIDLASTLGITDEAYALLAPLQPKAALLFYPTRILRRKNLELAIDVLAACRDLEYPATLIISGAANPHGPGDRTYLDELKRRAHDLDVAAGVVWVNEHFFVDANQLRSLYLMADGVIYPTRQEGFGLPPLEAAAFRLPIFCSAIEPLRTHVPFNSVTFDLRSSPRKIAETIMHALENDPTYLSRKCLIRGHSAQKFYLEQMEPLLRRLA, via the coding sequence ATGAACATTGCCCTCCTCCATTACACCTGCCCGCCGGTGATCGGCGGGGTCGAAACCGTGCTGAGCCAGCAAGCGCGTTTGCTGGCGGCCGGCGGGCATCGGGTCATGGTCCTGTGCGGCCAGGGACAACCCTTCGCAAGGCATGTGCCGGTACGGATCGTTCCGGACCTAAGCAGCGCACCCTCGTCCCGGCTTGAGCCTCCACCGGGCAGGGCAACGGCGGCCGGCCAAACCGCCGAGGAATTCGTCCAGGACCGGGTGCAGGCGGTTGAAACGGCCTTGCGCCAGCACCTCGTCGGAGTCGACGTCGCCATCGCGCACAACCTCCTTACGATGCCATTCAATCTGGCCGCCACCCATGCCCTGATCCGGTTGGCCAGGTCCGGACTGCCCGTGGTCGCCTGGACGCATGACCTCGCCGCGGTCAACCCCGATTACCAGGTGCCCCGCAGCCCCGCCTTTGACGTCCTGCGCAGCTTCCAATCCCCCGTCCATTACGTCGCGATTTCCGAAACGCGCGCGCTGGAGTTCCTGGCCATGACGGGAACGCGGGTCGAAGCCGTCATCCCTAACGGGATCGATCTGGCGTCGACCCTTGGCATCACCGACGAGGCCTACGCGCTGCTCGCCCCGCTGCAACCCAAGGCGGCCCTGCTGTTCTACCCAACCCGCATTTTGCGCCGGAAAAATCTCGAGCTTGCCATCGACGTGCTGGCAGCCTGCCGCGACCTCGAGTACCCGGCCACGCTTATTATCTCGGGCGCCGCCAATCCGCACGGACCGGGTGACCGGACTTACCTGGACGAACTCAAGCGGCGAGCGCACGATCTGGACGTCGCCGCCGGCGTGGTCTGGGTCAACGAGCATTTTTTCGTCGACGCAAACCAGCTCAGAAGTTTGTACCTCATGGCTGACGGCGTCATTTACCCGACCCGCCAGGAGGGTTTCGGGCTGCCGCCCCTTGAAGCGGCCGCGTTTCGCTTACCGATATTTTGTTCGGCCATAGAACCGTTGCGCACCCATGTTCCGTTCAATTCAGTGACGTTTGATCTGCGCAGTTCACCCCGAAAGATCGCCGAGACCATTATGCACGCATTGGAGAACGACCCGACGTACCTGAGCCGGAAGTGCTTGATTCGTGGACACTCGGCCCAAAAATTCTACCTTGAGCAAATGGAACCTTTGTTGAGGAGATTAGCATGA
- the rpsT gene encoding 30S ribosomal protein S20 has product MANTKSAAKRARQTERRTLQNRIVMTGVRTQQRKLATALSAGDHAQAQAALQMLASKLDKAAKRGVVHRNLASRRKSRANKAVLKLVGKAKAAAATAAEAGQGSEADQTPA; this is encoded by the coding sequence ATGGCCAACACCAAATCCGCAGCGAAACGTGCTCGTCAAACCGAGCGCCGTACCCTGCAGAACAGAATCGTCATGACCGGCGTCCGTACCCAGCAGAGAAAGCTGGCGACAGCTCTTTCGGCCGGTGACCACGCCCAGGCGCAAGCGGCTCTGCAGATGTTGGCCTCCAAGCTCGACAAAGCGGCGAAACGGGGTGTGGTTCACCGCAACCTGGCGAGCCGCCGTAAGAGCCGCGCAAACAAGGCGGTTCTGAAACTGGTTGGCAAGGCCAAGGCGGCTGCGGCGACGGCAGCGGAAGCAGGCCAGGGTTCCGAAGCGGACCAGACACCGGCCTGA
- the glgB gene encoding 1,4-alpha-glucan branching protein GlgB translates to MTPTIAPHDIHRILRAEHDDPFAILGLHQAGNQLVVRAFRPEAKTLTVIDRNDTSRRFDANRVAEEGFFEAAIGEDVPRFDYLLEVTNWNGDAVQLADPYSFGPILGELDMHLFKEGNHYNVYEKLGSHLTTINGHAGATFAVWAPNAQRVSVVGDFNGWDGRVYPMRRRPEAGIWEIFIPDIREQAHYKFEVRNCFGHNVLKSDPFAFYGQHGLQTASLVFDLGRYTWSDQAWMEARDRKQWQREPVSVYEVHLSSWARVPEENNRYLSYHELADRLIPYVKDLGYTHIELLPVAEHPFDGSWGYQVTGYYAPTSRFGNPDDFRNFVDRCHQADIGVILDWVPGHFPKDIHGLAQFDGTRLYEHADPRQGEHMDWGTLIFNYGRNEVRNFLIGNALYWLDEYHIDGLRVDAVASMLYLDYSRKPGQWVPNVFGGRENLEAIHFMKRFNEVCYERYPGIMTIAEESTAWPGVSRPTYLGGLGFGFKWNMGWMHDFLLYMSREPVHRKYHHGDATFSLIYAFHEHFILVLSHDEVVHGKGSMINKMPGDWWQKFANLRLFYAWMYAHPGKKLLFMGQEFAQWQEWNHNRSLDWHLLDSPMHRGLVRLIQHLNHLYKTEPAFFELDDTYEGFEWIDFHDWENSVVAFMRKARYGAPFIFAVNATPVPRRHYRIGVPGEGWYEEILNTDAETYGGSNVGNYGGMHAEPIAWQGKSHSIVITLPPLATVGFKKHEYRQPEPPPAPEPEKTAAEDVTILARTP, encoded by the coding sequence ATGACCCCGACGATTGCCCCCCACGATATCCACCGAATCCTGCGTGCCGAGCACGACGATCCATTCGCTATCCTCGGGCTTCACCAAGCCGGAAATCAGCTCGTTGTACGAGCATTTCGCCCCGAAGCCAAAACCCTCACCGTGATTGATCGGAATGATACATCGCGGCGCTTCGACGCAAACCGGGTCGCCGAGGAAGGATTCTTTGAAGCGGCTATCGGCGAGGACGTGCCGCGATTCGATTACCTGCTGGAGGTGACGAACTGGAACGGGGATGCCGTGCAGCTCGCCGACCCGTATTCGTTCGGGCCGATCCTGGGTGAACTGGACATGCACCTTTTCAAGGAGGGAAACCACTACAATGTTTATGAAAAATTAGGGTCTCACCTCACCACGATCAACGGCCACGCCGGAGCCACCTTCGCCGTCTGGGCGCCGAATGCCCAGCGGGTGAGCGTCGTGGGCGATTTCAATGGGTGGGATGGCCGCGTCTACCCGATGCGGCGGCGGCCCGAAGCCGGCATTTGGGAAATCTTTATTCCCGACATCCGCGAGCAGGCCCACTACAAATTTGAGGTGCGTAACTGCTTTGGTCACAACGTTCTGAAGAGTGATCCGTTCGCATTCTACGGCCAGCACGGGCTTCAGACCGCCTCCCTTGTCTTCGACCTGGGCCGTTACACCTGGAGCGACCAGGCATGGATGGAAGCGCGCGACCGCAAGCAATGGCAGCGGGAACCGGTCAGCGTCTACGAAGTCCACCTTAGTTCCTGGGCACGCGTGCCGGAGGAAAACAACCGGTACCTCAGCTACCACGAACTCGCCGATCGCCTCATACCCTACGTCAAGGACCTGGGCTACACGCACATCGAACTCCTGCCGGTGGCGGAACACCCGTTTGATGGCTCCTGGGGTTACCAGGTTACCGGGTATTACGCCCCCACCAGCCGCTTTGGAAACCCGGACGACTTCCGTAATTTCGTCGATCGCTGCCACCAGGCGGATATCGGCGTCATCCTTGACTGGGTTCCCGGCCACTTCCCGAAGGACATCCACGGCCTGGCCCAGTTCGATGGTACCCGCCTCTACGAGCACGCCGACCCGCGTCAGGGCGAACACATGGACTGGGGCACGCTCATCTTCAACTACGGGCGCAATGAAGTCCGCAATTTCCTGATCGGAAACGCCTTGTATTGGCTCGACGAGTACCACATCGACGGTTTGCGCGTCGACGCGGTGGCCTCGATGCTTTACCTGGATTACTCACGGAAACCAGGCCAATGGGTACCGAACGTCTTCGGCGGCCGGGAGAACCTGGAAGCCATCCACTTCATGAAGCGCTTCAATGAAGTCTGCTACGAGCGTTATCCCGGCATCATGACCATCGCGGAGGAATCCACCGCGTGGCCTGGTGTCTCGCGCCCGACTTACCTAGGAGGCCTCGGCTTTGGCTTCAAATGGAACATGGGATGGATGCACGACTTCCTCCTCTACATGAGCCGGGAACCGGTTCACCGGAAGTATCACCACGGCGACGCCACTTTCTCGCTCATCTACGCGTTCCATGAACACTTCATCCTGGTGCTGAGCCATGATGAAGTGGTGCACGGCAAGGGTTCGATGATCAACAAGATGCCCGGCGACTGGTGGCAGAAGTTTGCCAACCTGCGCCTGTTCTATGCCTGGATGTATGCGCACCCCGGCAAGAAACTCCTGTTCATGGGTCAGGAATTCGCCCAATGGCAGGAATGGAACCATAATCGCAGCCTCGACTGGCACCTGCTGGATTCTCCGATGCACCGGGGTTTGGTCCGGCTGATCCAGCACCTCAACCACCTCTATAAAACCGAGCCGGCGTTTTTCGAACTCGACGACACGTACGAGGGCTTTGAGTGGATCGATTTCCATGACTGGGAGAACTCCGTTGTGGCGTTCATGCGGAAAGCCAGGTACGGTGCACCGTTCATCTTTGCGGTCAACGCCACCCCGGTCCCGCGCCGCCATTACCGGATCGGCGTGCCCGGAGAGGGCTGGTACGAGGAAATCCTGAATACGGACGCGGAAACCTACGGCGGCAGCAATGTCGGGAACTACGGCGGCATGCACGCTGAACCGATTGCGTGGCAAGGAAAGAGCCATTCCATCGTGATTACCTTGCCGCCGCTGGCTACCGTAGGCTTCAAGAAGCACGAGTACCGCCAGCCGGAGCCGCCCCCGGCCCCCGAACCGGAAAAGACGGCGGCGGAAGATGTCACGATCCTGGCCAGAACCCCATGA
- a CDS encoding PilZ domain-containing protein produces the protein MNCSASTAAKADYEIYLDYGADSFLGHFGQLALSETGLRFRSPWRFTLGTQLAVRLCIESRGASEPRLCEEVTGVVVSCDPRLDEPAWYEMVVLFLDLPLPLRQAFSRLAVRPELMGNLI, from the coding sequence ATGAATTGTTCTGCTTCCACGGCCGCAAAGGCCGATTATGAAATTTATCTGGATTATGGTGCCGACTCTTTCCTGGGCCATTTCGGCCAGCTCGCTCTGAGTGAAACCGGGCTCCGGTTCAGGTCACCCTGGCGATTCACGCTCGGCACGCAACTCGCCGTCCGGCTCTGTATAGAAAGCCGCGGCGCAAGTGAACCGCGTCTTTGCGAGGAAGTAACCGGAGTCGTCGTCAGCTGTGATCCGCGTCTGGACGAACCAGCCTGGTACGAAATGGTCGTGCTCTTCCTGGACCTGCCCCTCCCCCTCCGGCAAGCTTTCAGCCGGCTGGCCGTCCGCCCGGAACTTATGGGCAACCTGATCTAA
- a CDS encoding bifunctional homocysteine S-methyltransferase/methylenetetrahydrofolate reductase translates to MDLVTELGDSVICGDGAMGTELMAAGVSIDACFEELSVTQTQLISDVHAAYVAAGARLIETNTFGANAVRLHRHGLEQQVRAFNQASVRLARQVAAGHSVYVAASVGPLGITLEEASAGHIDPAQAFTEQLTALLEAGIDVIFFETFIDFEEIRLALQQLRKLDPAIPAICSLVGSEEGRLPSSLPIVQAFRDLTRAGANVVGVNCVTGPHAMTRILQRIPGDFIISAFPNAGYPRYQDGRFLYNPAPEYFGNAAREFVAHGARLVGGCCGVGPAHIREMARAIADLKPVRSKPVISSLRTPEDARKKRPAETSILDLMARGDRVVVCELDPPKTLDLERYYEGAQMLVDAGVDVITLADNSLAILRVSNLAIAAVLKQKYNIMPLLHLSCRDRNLIGLQSELMGIAALGIRHVLPLTGDPAKFGDQPGATSVYDVNSIQLMQIIRGLNQGYNFAGKTIKYPTHFVVGCTFNPNAKNLDAQLKRLERKLEAGASYVMTQPVFDCTLVKSMYEHTKGFGVPILTGIWPLLNHRQAEFLHHEVPGIVVPDGVRARMAGVQGPEGRKLGVEIAKEIARTALEYFPGVYLITPFLAYDTTAELAQFVRGLS, encoded by the coding sequence ATGGATCTAGTGACGGAATTGGGAGACTCGGTAATTTGCGGCGACGGAGCCATGGGCACGGAACTCATGGCTGCGGGTGTCTCGATCGACGCGTGTTTCGAAGAGCTTTCGGTTACCCAGACCCAGCTTATATCCGACGTTCACGCTGCCTATGTGGCGGCAGGTGCACGCCTGATTGAAACAAACACGTTCGGCGCCAATGCCGTCCGCCTTCACCGCCACGGCCTGGAACAGCAGGTGAGGGCCTTCAATCAGGCGTCGGTCCGATTGGCGCGCCAAGTGGCTGCGGGCCATTCTGTGTACGTGGCGGCCAGCGTCGGCCCGCTGGGCATCACCCTCGAAGAGGCGAGCGCGGGGCACATTGACCCGGCCCAGGCATTTACAGAACAACTTACGGCCCTGCTGGAGGCCGGCATCGACGTCATCTTTTTCGAGACGTTCATTGACTTCGAGGAAATCCGGTTGGCCCTGCAACAACTGCGCAAGCTGGATCCTGCCATTCCCGCCATTTGCTCCCTCGTCGGGTCTGAAGAAGGGCGCCTGCCCTCGAGCCTGCCCATCGTGCAGGCGTTCCGGGATCTGACCCGTGCCGGCGCGAACGTCGTCGGGGTCAACTGCGTGACCGGTCCCCACGCGATGACCCGCATCCTGCAGCGCATCCCGGGCGACTTTATCATCAGCGCCTTTCCGAATGCAGGTTATCCCCGTTACCAGGATGGCCGGTTTCTGTATAACCCTGCGCCCGAATACTTCGGCAACGCCGCCCGCGAGTTTGTGGCACACGGTGCGCGCCTGGTTGGCGGATGTTGCGGCGTCGGGCCCGCCCACATCCGCGAGATGGCGCGCGCAATCGCGGATCTGAAGCCGGTCCGTTCCAAACCGGTGATTTCCAGCCTGCGAACGCCGGAGGACGCCCGCAAAAAGCGCCCCGCGGAAACCAGCATCCTGGACCTGATGGCGCGCGGCGATCGGGTCGTCGTCTGCGAGCTCGATCCCCCGAAAACGTTGGATCTCGAAAGGTACTACGAGGGTGCCCAGATGCTGGTCGACGCCGGCGTTGACGTGATCACCCTGGCCGACAATTCGCTCGCCATCCTGCGGGTAAGCAACCTGGCGATCGCCGCCGTGCTCAAACAGAAGTACAACATCATGCCCCTGCTGCACCTGAGTTGCCGGGATCGGAACCTTATCGGGCTGCAAAGCGAGCTGATGGGCATCGCCGCGCTCGGCATCCGGCACGTCCTCCCATTAACGGGCGATCCGGCCAAGTTCGGTGACCAACCCGGCGCAACGTCGGTTTATGATGTCAACTCCATCCAGTTGATGCAGATCATCCGCGGCCTCAACCAGGGGTACAATTTCGCCGGGAAAACCATCAAGTACCCCACCCACTTCGTCGTCGGCTGCACTTTTAATCCAAACGCCAAGAACCTTGACGCTCAGCTCAAGCGCCTGGAGCGAAAGTTGGAAGCAGGGGCCAGCTACGTTATGACGCAGCCTGTTTTCGACTGCACGCTCGTGAAATCGATGTATGAACACACGAAAGGTTTCGGGGTACCGATCCTGACGGGAATCTGGCCCCTACTTAACCATCGGCAGGCGGAGTTTTTACACCATGAGGTGCCGGGCATCGTCGTCCCGGACGGGGTGCGTGCGCGCATGGCGGGCGTCCAGGGGCCGGAGGGGCGCAAACTCGGGGTAGAAATCGCCAAAGAGATCGCCCGGACTGCGCTTGAATACTTTCCGGGCGTTTACCTGATCACTCCATTTCTAGCGTATGACACCACCGCTGAACTCGCCCAGTTCGTCCGAGGTCTATCCTAA
- a CDS encoding TVP38/TMEM64 family protein — protein sequence MTPPLNSPSSSEVYPKFSWAWVIQLGGLLLAFAVVFFLSMRYPLLEWLANARSTVEHLGLWSGLVYPFAYAICNLLLLPGGVLSIGGGFFFGLWWGFILVLGGNLLGAAAAFIIARSLGRQRIEKLLRSNRRLHLLDHAISRHGWKIVVLSQLNPLAPSSLLNYLYGLTRVDLKKCLLWIAVGQTPGLFFYSFIGTLGQFGIEMARGNRHPIVHDYLAWGAGFVLTILTTCLLGRLARRIMEEVEAEMEEPS from the coding sequence ATGACACCACCGCTGAACTCGCCCAGTTCGTCCGAGGTCTATCCTAAGTTCTCCTGGGCCTGGGTCATCCAGTTGGGCGGATTGCTGCTGGCCTTTGCGGTGGTCTTTTTCCTCTCGATGCGCTACCCCCTGCTCGAATGGCTGGCGAACGCCCGGAGTACCGTTGAACACCTTGGCCTCTGGAGCGGGCTCGTCTACCCGTTCGCGTACGCCATTTGCAATCTGCTGCTGCTGCCGGGCGGCGTGCTCAGCATCGGTGGCGGTTTCTTCTTCGGACTCTGGTGGGGATTCATTCTCGTGTTGGGGGGCAATCTGCTCGGCGCGGCGGCCGCATTTATCATCGCCCGAAGCCTCGGCCGCCAGCGGATCGAAAAGCTGTTGCGCAGTAACCGGCGATTGCACCTGCTCGATCACGCCATCAGCCGGCACGGCTGGAAGATCGTGGTTCTTTCGCAATTAAATCCTCTGGCGCCGTCGAGTCTGCTAAATTACCTCTACGGCCTGACCCGGGTGGACCTGAAAAAGTGCCTGCTCTGGATCGCCGTCGGACAAACGCCGGGGCTTTTCTTTTACTCGTTCATCGGCACCCTGGGCCAGTTTGGAATCGAGATGGCACGCGGCAACAGGCATCCTATCGTTCATGACTACCTGGCGTGGGGGGCGGGATTTGTGTTGACCATCCTCACCACCTGCCTGCTCGGACGGCTGGCCCGCCGAATTATGGAAGAGGTTGAGGCTGAAATGGAGGAGCCATCTTGA